Proteins found in one Streptomyces sp. CB09001 genomic segment:
- a CDS encoding potassium/proton antiporter: MTLSELYVMLLIGGTVLLASIAAARAAHRVGLPSLLLFLCVGLVAGEDGLGLRFDDAQLAQALGAAALALILVEGGLTTRWSDVRRLLAPAGVLATVGVAISVVVTAAGAHWLLGMDWRLALLIGAIVSSTDAAAVFAVLRALPLPRKVSVLVEAESGFNDAPTIILVLLFSTTADLPGPLPVVGNLLFQLVVGGVLGVVIGRLGVAALRHIALPATGLYPLATVGFGVIAFAAAGALGASGIIAAYLSGLVLGNAKLPHRAATRSFAEGVGWLAQIGLFVMLGLLVDPSELPSAILPALVVGLVLLLLARPVSVLLCLLPFRVPWREQVFISWAGLRGAVPIVLTTFPVVAGVTGARDALNIVFVLVVLFTLLQGPTLPAVARWTGVTRPDALREIQVETAPLDVLDADLLTVSVPAGSRLHGVTVFELRLPHPTAVTLVVRDGASLVPDRDTVLRAGDELLLITTPQVREAAERRLRAVGRRGKLARWLGEHGAPEAEPLLPMHPEKHHNA; encoded by the coding sequence ATGACCCTGTCCGAGCTGTACGTGATGCTGCTGATCGGCGGCACGGTACTGCTGGCCAGCATCGCCGCGGCCCGCGCCGCCCACCGCGTCGGCCTGCCCAGCCTGCTGCTGTTCCTGTGCGTCGGGCTCGTCGCGGGCGAGGACGGTCTCGGCCTGCGCTTCGACGACGCCCAGCTGGCCCAGGCCCTGGGCGCGGCCGCCCTCGCGCTCATCCTGGTCGAGGGCGGCCTGACCACCCGGTGGAGCGACGTACGGCGGCTGCTCGCCCCGGCCGGCGTGCTCGCCACGGTGGGCGTGGCGATCTCCGTCGTGGTGACCGCGGCGGGCGCCCACTGGCTGCTGGGGATGGACTGGCGGCTGGCCCTGCTGATCGGGGCGATCGTCTCCTCCACCGACGCCGCCGCCGTCTTCGCCGTACTGCGCGCCCTGCCGCTGCCGCGCAAGGTCAGCGTGCTGGTGGAGGCCGAGTCGGGCTTCAACGACGCGCCCACCATCATCCTGGTCCTGCTCTTCTCCACCACCGCCGACCTGCCGGGACCGCTCCCCGTCGTGGGCAACCTCCTCTTCCAGCTCGTGGTCGGCGGAGTCCTGGGCGTGGTGATCGGCCGCCTGGGCGTCGCGGCGCTGCGGCACATCGCCCTGCCCGCGACCGGCCTGTACCCGCTGGCCACCGTCGGCTTCGGCGTCATCGCCTTCGCCGCCGCAGGAGCCCTCGGGGCCAGCGGCATCATCGCCGCCTACCTCTCCGGGCTCGTTCTCGGCAACGCCAAGCTGCCCCACCGCGCGGCCACCCGCTCCTTCGCCGAGGGCGTCGGATGGCTGGCCCAGATCGGGCTGTTCGTCATGCTCGGCCTGCTCGTCGACCCGAGCGAACTGCCCTCCGCGATCCTCCCGGCCCTGGTCGTCGGCCTGGTCCTGCTGCTGCTCGCCCGGCCGGTGTCGGTGCTGCTCTGCCTGCTGCCGTTCCGCGTGCCCTGGCGTGAGCAGGTCTTCATCTCCTGGGCCGGTCTGCGCGGCGCGGTCCCCATCGTGCTCACGACCTTCCCGGTCGTGGCCGGGGTGACCGGTGCGCGCGACGCCCTGAACATCGTGTTCGTGCTCGTCGTCCTCTTCACCCTGCTCCAGGGGCCCACGCTGCCCGCCGTGGCCCGGTGGACGGGGGTGACCCGTCCGGACGCGCTGCGCGAGATCCAGGTCGAGACGGCGCCGCTCGACGTCCTGGACGCCGACCTGCTCACGGTGTCCGTCCCGGCGGGGTCGCGGCTGCACGGCGTCACCGTCTTCGAACTGCGGCTGCCGCACCCGACGGCCGTCACCCTCGTCGTCCGCGACGGCGCCAGTCTCGTACCCGACCGCGACACCGTGCTGCGCGCTGGTGACGAACTGCTGCTCATCACCACACCCCAGGTCCGGGAGGCGGCGGAACGCCGACTGCGCGCCGTCGGCCGCCGCGGCAAACTGGCCCGCTGGCTCGGCGAGCACGGCGCTCCGGAGGCGGAGCCATTGCTCCCCATGCACCCCGAAAAGCATCACAATGCGTAA
- a CDS encoding DUF3040 domain-containing protein, whose amino-acid sequence MPVPEDRRLSDIESRLHREDPQFARAFADGRPCRPRECRYHRAWLLLAVALGALAAGMFLAHGLLIAAGLVFAGIAGELFDPHRRERGTRSPPSGS is encoded by the coding sequence ATGCCCGTACCCGAAGACCGCAGGCTCAGCGACATCGAGTCCCGCCTGCACCGCGAGGATCCCCAGTTCGCCCGGGCCTTCGCCGACGGCCGTCCCTGCCGCCCGCGCGAGTGCCGGTACCACCGGGCCTGGCTGCTGCTCGCCGTCGCCCTGGGCGCGCTGGCCGCCGGCATGTTCCTGGCCCACGGGCTGCTCATCGCTGCCGGGCTGGTCTTCGCCGGCATCGCCGGTGAACTCTTCGACCCGCACCGGCGCGAGCGCGGCACCCGGTCCCCGCCCTCCGGGTCCTGA
- a CDS encoding zinc-ribbon domain-containing protein translates to MIIFGTKGYLYQLAILTLVCGRCGNPAAHTLRKRVTKFTLFFVPLFPFSTKYATQCTFCGAEQQVTREQAEQLQAQEAGGGQAYGPSGQQPYQRP, encoded by the coding sequence GTGATCATTTTTGGCACCAAGGGATACCTCTACCAACTCGCGATACTGACCCTGGTGTGCGGCCGGTGCGGCAACCCCGCCGCGCACACGCTCAGGAAACGCGTCACGAAGTTCACCCTGTTCTTCGTGCCGCTGTTCCCCTTCTCGACGAAGTACGCGACCCAGTGCACCTTCTGCGGCGCCGAGCAGCAGGTGACCAGGGAGCAGGCGGAGCAGCTCCAGGCGCAGGAGGCCGGCGGCGGTCAGGCGTACGGGCCGTCCGGTCAGCAGCCGTACCAGCGGCCTTAG
- a CDS encoding helix-turn-helix domain-containing protein — translation MTDLQTEQRETYLAGYAEILAGVADTGRRPTRDELEERRLFGEQAAEAGHSLRSLVRLHLDATRTSWPGRGATVSGADVTGTVLAAVAQAVDAFAEGYERAQRLAVRQEEAARREFIDDLLYGRSDLGRLAERAERFGLVLSRDHAVAVAQGPEAYDDTAPVTRVVESALISRFGDRRVLITTKNGQLICIAPGDQDDVLSFFAKQAYAATDGNRVAIGRPQSGAGGVVHSYEEALSTLELADRLGLEEPVVRAADMLVYPVLARDRQAMADLVLSVLGPLREARGGAEPLLRTLEVYFDAGCTAAEAARRLTLSVRALTYRLDRIHQLTGANASDPVHRYTLQTAVIGARLLGWPAQEI, via the coding sequence GTGACGGACCTGCAGACGGAGCAGCGGGAGACGTACCTGGCCGGGTACGCCGAGATTCTGGCGGGCGTCGCCGACACGGGGCGCCGGCCGACCCGGGACGAGCTGGAGGAGCGCAGGCTCTTCGGCGAGCAGGCCGCAGAAGCCGGACACAGCCTGCGCAGTCTCGTGCGGCTGCACCTGGACGCCACGCGCACGTCCTGGCCCGGCCGCGGTGCGACGGTCTCCGGCGCCGACGTCACGGGCACCGTGCTCGCCGCCGTCGCCCAGGCCGTGGACGCCTTCGCCGAGGGCTACGAACGCGCGCAGCGGCTCGCCGTACGCCAGGAGGAGGCCGCGCGACGGGAGTTCATCGACGACCTGCTCTACGGGCGCAGCGATCTCGGCCGCCTCGCCGAACGGGCCGAGCGCTTCGGGCTCGTCCTCTCCCGCGACCACGCCGTCGCGGTGGCCCAGGGCCCCGAGGCGTACGACGACACCGCCCCGGTCACGCGGGTCGTGGAGAGCGCGCTCATCTCCCGTTTCGGCGACCGACGCGTCCTGATCACCACCAAGAACGGGCAGTTGATCTGCATCGCGCCCGGCGACCAGGACGACGTGCTGTCCTTCTTCGCCAAACAGGCCTACGCCGCCACGGACGGCAACCGGGTGGCCATCGGGCGCCCGCAGAGCGGCGCGGGCGGCGTCGTGCACAGCTACGAGGAGGCGCTCAGCACCCTCGAACTCGCCGACCGGCTGGGCCTGGAGGAGCCCGTGGTGCGTGCCGCGGACATGCTGGTCTACCCGGTCCTCGCCCGGGACCGGCAGGCGATGGCCGACCTGGTGCTGAGCGTGCTGGGTCCGCTGCGCGAGGCCCGCGGCGGTGCCGAGCCGCTGCTGCGGACCCTGGAGGTGTACTTCGACGCCGGCTGCACCGCGGCCGAGGCCGCCCGGCGTCTCACGCTCAGCGTGCGGGCGCTCACCTACCGGCTGGACCGCATCCACCAGCTGACCGGGGCGAACGCCTCCGACCCGGTGCACCGCTACACGCTGCAGACCGCGGTCATCGGGGCCCGGCTGCTGGGGTGGCCCGCCCAGGAGATCTAG
- a CDS encoding flotillin family protein encodes MSPVVIAVVGVVVLLVLLALVVVSRYKVAGPSEAFIVTGRRGKRSTDPETGRVFTDNSGQKVVVGGGVFVVPFVQQRFTLDLSSRHIPVAVRGAVTLRGVKANLEGVAIVKVGGTEDAIRAAAQRFLMQQDGIVGFTQEVLSGALRAIVGRMSVEDVIRDRAAFAGQVAEEAEASLSGQGLVLDAFQIQDITTEGSYLEDLGRPEAARAKQEADIAEAVARRAAEQARLKAEEEIAVAQRTLYLKQAEIKAETDQAAARANASGPLAEAARQQDILAEQEKVAERQAALKDRQLDTEVRKPADAQRYAAEQEAEARRVARVKQAEGERAAGIAAAQAEAERARLTGEGEKQRRSALADAVRLEGDAEAAAIGAKGAAEAEAMEKKADAFDRYGDAAVLQMLVEVLPQVVAKASEPLAAVDRMTVISTDGASRLTRTVADNVAQGMELLGSTTGVDLASLLKGITARGEAGNASTENGKVEITD; translated from the coding sequence ATGAGTCCTGTCGTCATCGCGGTGGTGGGAGTCGTCGTACTCCTGGTGCTGCTCGCCCTGGTGGTGGTGAGCCGCTACAAGGTGGCCGGTCCGAGCGAGGCGTTCATCGTCACCGGGCGGCGCGGCAAGAGGTCCACCGATCCGGAGACGGGCCGCGTGTTCACCGACAACAGCGGCCAGAAGGTCGTGGTGGGCGGCGGTGTGTTCGTCGTGCCGTTCGTGCAGCAGCGGTTCACGCTCGACCTCTCCTCCCGGCACATCCCGGTCGCCGTGCGCGGCGCGGTGACGCTGCGCGGGGTGAAGGCCAATCTCGAAGGCGTCGCGATCGTCAAGGTCGGCGGCACGGAGGACGCGATCCGGGCCGCCGCGCAGCGGTTCCTGATGCAGCAGGACGGCATCGTCGGCTTCACCCAGGAGGTGCTGTCCGGCGCACTGCGCGCGATCGTCGGCCGGATGTCCGTGGAGGACGTCATCCGGGACCGGGCCGCGTTCGCCGGCCAGGTCGCCGAGGAGGCGGAGGCGAGCCTGTCCGGACAGGGCCTGGTGCTCGACGCCTTCCAGATCCAGGACATCACCACCGAGGGTTCCTACCTGGAGGACCTCGGCCGCCCCGAAGCGGCACGCGCGAAGCAGGAGGCCGACATCGCGGAGGCGGTCGCCCGGCGGGCGGCCGAGCAGGCGCGGCTGAAGGCGGAGGAGGAGATCGCGGTCGCCCAGCGGACCCTCTACCTGAAGCAGGCCGAGATCAAGGCCGAGACCGACCAGGCCGCGGCCCGCGCCAACGCCTCGGGTCCCCTCGCGGAGGCGGCCCGGCAGCAGGACATCCTCGCCGAGCAGGAGAAGGTCGCCGAGCGGCAGGCCGCGCTGAAGGACCGCCAGCTGGACACCGAGGTGCGCAAGCCCGCCGACGCCCAGCGGTACGCCGCCGAGCAGGAGGCGGAGGCCCGCCGGGTGGCGCGGGTGAAGCAGGCGGAGGGTGAGCGCGCCGCCGGTATCGCCGCCGCCCAGGCGGAGGCCGAGCGGGCCCGGCTCACCGGTGAGGGCGAGAAGCAGCGGCGCAGCGCCCTGGCGGACGCCGTACGGCTGGAGGGCGACGCCGAGGCCGCCGCGATCGGTGCCAAGGGCGCGGCCGAGGCCGAGGCGATGGAGAAGAAGGCCGACGCGTTCGACCGGTACGGCGACGCCGCCGTGCTGCAGATGCTGGTCGAGGTGCTGCCGCAGGTGGTGGCGAAGGCGTCCGAGCCGCTGGCGGCCGTGGACAGGATGACGGTCATCTCGACGGACGGCGCGAGCCGCCTCACCCGTACGGTCGCCGACAACGTGGCGCAGGGCATGGAACTGCTGGGCTCGACCACGGGCGTCGACCTGGCGTCCCTGCTGAAGGGCATCACGGCCAGGGGCGAGGCGGGCAACGCCTCCACCGAGAACGGCAAGGTGGAGATCACGGACTGA
- a CDS encoding NAD(P)-binding protein codes for MVVCGDDGLAHRLAAELRGVYREQVTLVVPPAGRRVRQPVVGRARAASAALLDMVNAAVNRTGSGDSGGADRELDATEPTEDVLADAGVERATALALVYDDDETNIRAALTARRLNPRLRLVLRLYNRRLGQHIEELLDQSATLATGSSPGTGSGSGAGSGAGAGSTTVLSDADTAAPALAATALVGTSKVVETDGLLLRAVERNPPRPGEVADPGLCTLALLSATSNDPAGADGSEESGEHGPQLLPDAAAVEAATGRGTVALEHVSYSGPPLPAGRAGVPAFGELFSRRLRWSLAGLAACVVALAVALMVATGDHPLHATYVTLLDLFSINEPAHNKDTGRQILQLLSGFVGLLLLPVLLAAVLEALGTFRSASALRKPPRGLGGHVVLLGLGKIGTRVLTRLREMDIPVVCVEADPEARGMATARRLRVPVVLGDVTQEGVLEAAKIHRAHSLLALTSVDTTNLEAVLYARSVRSRLRVVLRLYDDDFATAVYRTLRAAHPGALTRSRSVTHLAAPSFAGAMMGRQILGAIPVERRVLLFAAVEVAGHPQLEGKTVGEAFRAGAWRVLALEVSDGGRGEGGAPERARESRLVWELPDTYVLRGSDRVVLAATRRGLAELLGRRARQRTDV; via the coding sequence ATGGTGGTGTGCGGCGACGACGGACTGGCCCATCGGCTGGCCGCCGAACTGCGCGGCGTCTACCGCGAACAGGTCACCCTCGTCGTCCCGCCCGCCGGGCGTCGGGTGCGTCAGCCGGTGGTCGGGCGGGCCCGGGCCGCCTCGGCGGCACTGCTGGACATGGTCAACGCGGCCGTCAACCGGACGGGCAGCGGTGATTCGGGCGGCGCCGACCGCGAACTCGACGCCACCGAGCCGACCGAGGACGTACTCGCGGACGCCGGCGTCGAGCGGGCCACCGCGCTGGCCCTCGTGTACGACGACGACGAGACCAACATCCGCGCCGCTCTGACCGCCCGTCGGCTCAACCCACGGCTGCGGCTGGTCCTGCGTCTGTACAACCGGCGCCTGGGCCAGCACATCGAGGAACTCCTCGACCAGAGCGCGACCTTGGCGACGGGCAGCAGTCCCGGGACCGGCTCCGGGTCCGGGGCCGGGTCCGGGGCCGGGGCCGGGTCCACGACCGTCCTGTCCGACGCCGACACCGCCGCTCCCGCGCTGGCGGCCACCGCCCTCGTCGGCACCAGCAAGGTCGTCGAGACGGACGGTCTGCTGCTGCGCGCCGTCGAACGCAATCCACCCCGGCCCGGCGAGGTGGCCGATCCGGGACTGTGCACCCTGGCACTGCTGTCCGCGACCAGCAACGATCCGGCCGGTGCTGACGGTTCGGAGGAAAGCGGCGAGCACGGGCCGCAACTGCTGCCCGACGCGGCGGCGGTGGAGGCGGCCACCGGACGCGGGACGGTGGCCCTGGAGCACGTGTCGTACTCCGGGCCGCCGCTGCCCGCCGGGCGGGCCGGTGTGCCCGCCTTCGGCGAACTGTTCTCGCGTCGGCTGCGGTGGTCGCTGGCCGGTCTGGCGGCGTGCGTGGTCGCCCTCGCCGTGGCACTGATGGTGGCCACCGGCGATCACCCGCTGCACGCCACGTACGTGACACTGCTCGACCTGTTCTCCATCAACGAACCCGCGCACAACAAGGACACCGGACGTCAGATCCTCCAGCTCCTCTCCGGGTTCGTCGGACTGCTGCTGCTGCCCGTCCTGCTGGCCGCCGTGCTGGAGGCTCTCGGAACCTTCCGCAGCGCGTCGGCTCTGCGGAAGCCGCCGCGCGGGCTCGGCGGGCATGTCGTCCTGCTGGGCCTCGGCAAGATCGGCACCCGCGTCCTGACCCGGCTGCGGGAGATGGACATCCCCGTGGTGTGCGTCGAGGCCGACCCCGAGGCACGCGGCATGGCGACCGCGCGGCGGCTGCGAGTGCCGGTGGTGCTGGGGGACGTCACCCAGGAGGGCGTCCTGGAGGCCGCCAAGATCCACCGGGCGCACTCGCTGCTCGCCCTGACCAGCGTGGACACGACCAACCTGGAGGCGGTGCTGTACGCGCGGTCCGTACGGTCGCGGCTGCGGGTGGTGCTGCGCCTGTACGACGACGACTTCGCGACCGCCGTGTACCGCACCCTGCGGGCCGCCCACCCGGGCGCGCTCACCCGCAGCCGGAGCGTGACGCACCTGGCGGCGCCGTCCTTCGCCGGGGCGATGATGGGCCGCCAGATCCTCGGGGCGATCCCCGTCGAACGGCGGGTGCTGCTGTTCGCGGCGGTGGAGGTGGCGGGGCATCCCCAGCTGGAGGGGAAGACGGTCGGGGAGGCGTTCCGGGCGGGGGCGTGGCGGGTGCTGGCGCTCGAGGTCTCCGACGGTGGGCGGGGCGAGGGTGGTGCGCCGGAGAGGGCGCGGGAGTCGCGGTTGGTGTGGGAGCTGCCCGACACGTATGTCCTGCGGGGCTCGGACCGGGTGGTGCTGGCGGCGACTCGGCGGGGGCTGGCGGAGTTGCTCGGGCGGCGGGCGCGGCAGCGGACGGATGTGTAG
- a CDS encoding prolyl oligopeptidase family serine peptidase, producing MTESNGLRQTQGEQVPDWEKRFRAPRVSLPDWAEDAPDRSLFVSNATGTYELYAWDRSSGEQRQVTDRPNGTTDGVLAPDGDWIWWFDDKDGDEFGVWRRQPFAGGADEEAVPGLAPSYPAGLALGRDGRTAVIGRSTDEDGTTIHLARGDGGAPAEIYRHRESAGVGDLSHDGSLIAIEHTEHGDAMHSALRVLRPDGGTVAELDDTRGGEEELGLEVLGFAPVDGDTRLLIGHQRRGRWEPLVWDVATGEQTDLALELPGDVSAEWYPDGSGLLIVHGFEARSELFRYDFAERGLTEIDTPAGTVSGATARPDGSVEYLWSSAAEPSAVRSTTGRVVLDPPGLKSPRSVPVEDVWVEGPGGRIHALVQKPAGAAGPLPTVFDIHGGPTWHDSDAFAAGPAAWVDHGYAVVRVNYRGSTGYGRAWTDALKHRVGLIELEDIAAVREWAVTSGLADPERLILTGGSWGGYLTLLGIGTQPEAWTLGIAAVPVADYVTAYHDEMEGLKALDRTLLGGTPEEVPERFEASSPLTYVDEVKAPVYISAGVNDPRCPIRQVENYVERLETRGAVHEVYRYDAGHGSLVVDERIKQVRLELDFARRHLPNP from the coding sequence ATGACTGAGAGCAACGGGTTGCGGCAGACGCAGGGCGAGCAGGTGCCCGACTGGGAGAAGCGGTTCCGGGCACCGAGGGTGTCGCTGCCCGACTGGGCCGAGGACGCCCCGGACCGCTCCCTGTTCGTCTCGAACGCGACGGGGACCTACGAGCTGTACGCCTGGGACCGGTCGAGCGGCGAGCAGCGCCAGGTCACGGACCGGCCCAACGGCACGACGGACGGCGTGCTCGCGCCGGACGGCGACTGGATCTGGTGGTTCGACGACAAGGACGGCGACGAGTTCGGGGTCTGGCGCCGCCAGCCCTTCGCGGGCGGCGCGGACGAGGAGGCCGTGCCGGGCCTCGCCCCCTCCTACCCGGCGGGCCTCGCCCTCGGCCGGGACGGTCGCACGGCGGTGATCGGCCGCTCCACCGACGAGGACGGTACGACGATCCACCTCGCGCGCGGGGACGGCGGCGCACCGGCGGAGATCTACCGGCACCGCGAGTCCGCGGGCGTCGGTGACCTCTCCCACGACGGCTCCCTGATCGCGATCGAGCACACCGAGCACGGTGACGCCATGCACTCGGCGCTGCGCGTCCTGCGCCCCGACGGCGGCACGGTCGCCGAGCTGGACGACACCAGAGGCGGCGAGGAGGAGCTGGGCCTGGAGGTCCTGGGCTTCGCGCCGGTCGACGGTGACACCCGGCTGCTCATCGGCCACCAGCGCCGGGGCCGCTGGGAGCCCCTGGTGTGGGACGTGGCGACGGGGGAGCAGACCGACCTCGCGCTGGAGCTGCCGGGCGACGTGAGCGCGGAGTGGTATCCGGACGGCTCCGGCCTGCTGATCGTGCACGGTTTCGAGGCCCGCAGCGAGCTGTTCCGCTACGACTTCGCCGAGCGCGGGCTCACCGAGATCGACACCCCCGCCGGCACCGTCTCGGGGGCCACGGCCCGCCCGGACGGCAGTGTGGAGTACCTGTGGTCGTCGGCCGCCGAACCGTCGGCCGTCCGCTCCACCACCGGCCGCGTCGTCCTGGACCCGCCCGGCCTGAAGTCGCCCCGCTCGGTCCCGGTGGAGGACGTGTGGGTCGAGGGGCCCGGAGGCCGCATCCACGCCCTGGTCCAGAAGCCCGCCGGGGCGGCCGGTCCGCTCCCGACGGTCTTCGACATCCACGGCGGCCCGACCTGGCACGACAGCGACGCCTTCGCCGCGGGCCCGGCCGCCTGGGTCGATCACGGGTACGCGGTGGTCCGCGTCAACTACCGGGGCTCCACCGGGTACGGCCGCGCGTGGACCGACGCCCTCAAGCACCGGGTGGGTCTCATCGAGCTGGAGGACATCGCGGCGGTGCGGGAATGGGCGGTCACCTCGGGCCTCGCGGACCCCGAGCGCCTGATCCTCACCGGCGGCTCCTGGGGCGGCTACCTCACCCTGCTCGGCATCGGCACCCAGCCCGAGGCGTGGACGCTGGGCATCGCGGCCGTGCCGGTCGCCGACTACGTCACCGCGTACCACGACGAGATGGAGGGCCTCAAGGCACTCGACCGCACCCTGCTGGGCGGCACCCCCGAGGAGGTCCCCGAGCGCTTTGAGGCGTCCTCCCCGCTGACCTACGTCGACGAGGTCAAGGCCCCGGTGTACATCTCGGCGGGCGTCAACGACCCGCGCTGCCCGATCCGCCAGGTCGAGAACTACGTCGAGCGCCTGGAGACCAGGGGCGCCGTCCACGAGGTCTACCGCTACGACGCGGGCCACGGCTCCCTGGTCGTCGACGAACGCATCAAGCAGGTACGCCTGGAGCTGGACTTCGCAAGAAGGCACCTCCCGAACCCGTAG
- a CDS encoding SURF1 family protein — translation MYRFLLTPRWWGINVFVVLAIPFCIFMGSWQLGRFEDRVQDHETASTQQESAARDAARPLTELLPVDKATVGRQTTVTGRYDDQLLVPERKLDDREGFYVLTLLRTDGGEALPVVRGWLPGEPDPAKAPAPPAGEVTVTGALQAAESPGAGGVSGRSGWPDGQTGAISAATLLNLVPYDVYDAWVTLNEGDSGMRAVPVSAPQNTGLDLKAFQNLGYTAEWFAFVGFVIFMWFRLLRREVELARDAELGLVTEDGEDREDAGESGGQADRARAGLVS, via the coding sequence GTGTACCGGTTTCTGCTGACGCCCCGATGGTGGGGGATCAACGTCTTCGTCGTCCTGGCCATCCCCTTCTGCATCTTCATGGGTTCCTGGCAGCTCGGCCGTTTCGAGGACCGGGTCCAGGACCACGAGACCGCCTCCACACAGCAGGAGTCGGCCGCCCGGGACGCCGCGCGCCCGCTGACCGAGCTGCTGCCCGTGGACAAGGCGACGGTCGGCAGGCAGACCACCGTGACCGGCCGGTACGACGATCAGCTGCTGGTACCGGAGCGGAAGCTGGACGACCGGGAGGGCTTCTACGTCCTCACGCTCCTGCGCACCGACGGCGGTGAGGCCCTGCCCGTCGTGCGGGGCTGGCTCCCCGGCGAACCCGACCCGGCGAAGGCCCCGGCCCCGCCCGCCGGCGAGGTCACCGTCACCGGGGCGCTGCAGGCCGCCGAGTCCCCGGGCGCGGGCGGCGTCAGCGGCCGTTCCGGGTGGCCCGACGGCCAGACCGGCGCGATCAGCGCGGCGACCCTGCTGAACCTCGTGCCCTACGACGTGTACGACGCCTGGGTCACGCTGAACGAGGGCGACTCGGGGATGCGGGCCGTGCCCGTGAGCGCGCCGCAGAACACGGGCCTCGACCTGAAGGCCTTCCAGAACCTCGGCTACACCGCCGAGTGGTTCGCGTTCGTCGGCTTCGTGATCTTCATGTGGTTCCGGCTGCTGCGCCGCGAGGTCGAACTCGCCCGGGACGCCGAGCTGGGCCTGGTCACGGAGGACGGGGAGGACAGGGAGGACGCCGGAGAGAGCGGGGGCCAGGCCGACCGGGCCAGGGCCGGGCTCGTCTCCTGA
- a CDS encoding SigE family RNA polymerase sigma factor yields the protein MPVIAPMPAARPARISNQRDGAEDVAAGTTVDHLTETYRVHYRSLLGLAALLLDDTASCEDVVQEAFIRVHSARKRVRDPEKTLAYLRQTVVNLSRSALRRRILGLKLLSKPMPDMASAEEGAYDQLERDSLIKAMKGLQRRQREVLVLRYFADMTEAQVAETLGISLGSVKAYGSRGIAALRVAMEAPA from the coding sequence ATGCCGGTGATCGCGCCGATGCCCGCAGCGCGGCCGGCCCGCATATCGAACCAGCGCGACGGCGCCGAGGACGTGGCGGCGGGTACCACCGTCGACCACCTCACCGAGACCTACCGGGTGCACTACCGCTCGCTGCTCGGTCTCGCCGCCCTCCTCCTCGACGACACGGCCTCCTGCGAGGACGTGGTCCAGGAGGCCTTCATCCGGGTCCACTCGGCGCGCAAACGCGTCCGCGACCCGGAGAAGACCCTGGCGTACCTGCGGCAGACCGTCGTCAACCTCTCGCGCTCGGCGCTGCGCCGCCGCATCCTCGGCCTCAAGCTCCTCTCCAAGCCCATGCCGGACATGGCGAGCGCGGAGGAGGGGGCCTACGACCAGCTGGAGCGCGACTCCCTGATCAAGGCGATGAAGGGGCTCCAGCGCCGGCAGCGCGAGGTGCTGGTGCTGCGCTACTTCGCCGACATGACGGAGGCCCAGGTCGCCGAGACGCTCGGCATATCCCTGGGCTCGGTCAAGGCCTACGGGTCGCGCGGGATCGCGGCGCTCAGGGTGGCCATGGAGGCTCCGGCATGA